The sequence below is a genomic window from Maylandia zebra isolate NMK-2024a linkage group LG18, Mzebra_GT3a, whole genome shotgun sequence.
atatgtaaagcgctttggggtccttagggactagtaaagcgctatataaatacaggccatttaccatttacttcctacagtcaggtttccgacaaaggagcggagacagtcagggttagttgaagtaaacctgctagggggcaggttagcttcacggagtgtgtcgtcatagtgactcactgaggcttcatctgaaatcgctttgtgaaaccgaaaacccggagttttcgttaactcagggtatacttactcagtttttccactaaaccggcttcctgaaacagggccctggtgctccggttttgttttgcttcgagccctccttcctgggcccccgccgcccgccctggtcgggttgttttctgttttttctggctgttttgtttcttgttgggctgtctggagccagcctttGAGGGGGGGttactgtcatgatcctgggtccttttgacccagcgttttgtgttttctcttcgcgattttggttctgttcttcctctggttagtgtttactctgttctgcccgtgtgttcctgtatctagtccgcgtttcttagtttgtgtcctttcatgtgtaagttcctgttttattgtgaaggtctgtatcttatgtgagtgttttcagtttgcctccctagtctcgtcatgttaattactcccagcggtgttcccacctgtatgtaatctccctgtgttctctgagtgtatttaagttgtgtcttctgtcatagtagttgctggttcgtctgtgttgtttcccctcggtctccctgcgtctccccgtatgtatttccccggacctccctgcaccgTCATTcctggtttgtgttgttagtttacccagtttaggtttcggtttcatgttcacaccccgttgctgtttgtacccactgctgtaaataaacactcacctgcaccagagctgccgccttttgggtccttacTACaaatccacacggcttgccccgcaaaccgtgacatttaagtgttattttctcCTTgggattctaatttcaccgaagtttactaaactcaacaaacttgatattacttaccgggacatttattctgtcctcattttctttcaccgaaaaattgtttcctgcagtgccgtctttcgtgcttggctctcctacctttgctaacgtgatgcacatagcgcagaagccgatgctgcattcacttacactcggatatctgagcttcaccgtgaaaacataatcgtacatttgattgaattttattgttttacctttggggtggcacctggggtggccagtctggttgggggggtggcctgtgtccccccaggccaccccgctggacacgccattgcccctagggggcgggccccacactttgggaaggtctgtcctataccataaatcagtaagagcagATATAACTTCTCTCCTGACCTTAagttgtgtgtgcatgccagagtgcTCTGGGAGGCACACAGTCTCCACAGACTACTACGGATTAAACCTCTatcaatctacaactaattataaaactctaagcatatatgagtaaatatttctaagcataaatgacaatccatTATATAAACCTGACAACAGCTAGGTTTAAATCAGTGCTCTTCAGAtactaaacaaataaaacacacacacaaagcaggaGCAGTTTTGATGGTAAAATCTGAGACTTTATTCAGTTTGGTGGTGTTTGTGTCTCAAATAAGAGCACACAAACCATTTTCTCTTAAATTTTTGAAGATGAAAATGAAAAGCTAACACAGGCTGTGACGATGCGATCATAAGTCAGGTTCCTCCTGTAAAAGCTCCAAAGTGGTGAGCTAATCCTCAGCTACAGGTTTAGTCACACAATCCCTGGTTAGAAGAACAGATGTTTTatgaataaatgacaaatataattttaaaatgtaaaaacaaaggagaaaatAACGAAAGTGTGAAAACTAAGTATAAAAGTCAAGATGTCATTCTTCAATTGAAACATCGTTAAATCAGAGCAATAACAGCATTTCTTTTAAAGAGGAACACTCACCACTGCATGCTCTGCCCTGTCACAACCTGTAAACAGTGATGCAGAAGCTCAGTGTGAACACTTCAGTTACTtaacatttgcagatgaggtGTGTTCAGTTTTCTACATGTCTACAAGCTGCTGGCAGTTTTTTTTATCAGGTTTGATAATTTGTTTAATCGACTTTACTGGGATACTGTTTAAATCACTGCATGAGGCAGAAGTTTCTATAGAAGTGGATATGGTTGTTTACTAAATAGTCACCTGTGTTTACACGAGGCACAAAGTAAACAACATATTTATCAGCCTCATTAAAGGTGATCACACAGTAAACTCTGTTTAAAgcttttttgcatgttttaaagAAATACATATTCATCAGGTCTATAAGATCTATTGTGATTCCACTAGAAATTGCCAAGTGGAAAAGGCAAGGATAACTTCAGATTTAAATCATCACAGGCATTAGTGCAGAGAAAGGGAAGCTGTCAGGGCTGCAGCACGTGCTACAAGGAATCAGTGAATCAGCAGAGTTGCTGtagttttttctgtgtgtttaaagGAGTTTAAAGTTGTAAAAGCTTGCTTGAATTTGACGACACTGAGAGACATTAAGTGCTCAGATCTTTTAAAAGTAGTTGTTATTAAAATGAttcatgttcagttttattatttgttaaaaaaaattctttcttATAGGTAATAAAAACGTGGTAACATGTAGGCAACACAGCACTGAAAACTTTTCTGACTGACACGTTCAAACATAGAGAGTTTACAGTAATACTTACAGTTAGTTGCCTCCACTCTTCCATTGATGCATCGAACCTTAGAATAATGTTCAAACGACCAGCTGTGTGGTTTCACACACTCCACTCTCTCTTCCTCACCATTTTCTATGTGCACAGTTCCCACAGATTTGTATTCAGGATTGTCATTGGTGTTGACAGCACAGAAGTTAACTGGACACAAGAAACAACCATCAAATTAAAATTTCTCCCCAACGCTTTAAGAGATCCTTAAAAATGATTATCATTGATGTGTTTATACCTCTGCACTCAGGTAAGTTTGACCACGTGCCACTGCTGATACACTTCACTCTTTCTGGACCCACTAATCTGTACAAACGTTGGCATCGGTATATCAAATAGTATCGTGAAGTTTGCTGAGCAACAGCATTTTCAATAACAGGGAAGTTTCCGCAACtttgaactgaaatgaaaacGCAGGAATATTTCTGAAAACATACCAAACTGTCGCTGAGGTAATGCACttaacattctgattggtcagcaTGAATAAATTCAAGGAGAAAATAATGTACTTATTTACTTGTTGTATAACGAAGACGTGTGTCTCCCTCATTTGAAGATCCTGAAAGATACAAAACAGTTATTTTGCTTTGAGATTAGGCCAATTTGAACATTTTCTCTACTATTATTATATAAAGTTTGTCAGTCATTTTTATGTTAACAAGGTTCTACACACACTACATATGCATCCAAGAACTTTTACTGCTCAAAAACACCCAGAAATAAAAGGATAAAGTCACTGTAATATGTATTAaatatctgttttttttgtatttttgtattttattaaatttcACTATGAACAGCAGAAAAGACTGTAAACAGACACTGACagtccacttcctgtttaaACGTGCATCATTTGTAGACTGTAAACTTCGATTGATTGCAGACtacttattattttttatttattatatttctgACCACCTGATCATTCACTAAACATTCTCATTCATTTGTGCACTGATACAAGTGTCATGTGATCAGTTGTTTTTAAACTTACTGTGGATTATTGCCAATTCATAAaaagtaaatacataaatgcaGATCTCAGTAAACAGTCAGCTTACTGCAGGTCGGGCCTTGTGTCCAGCTTCCTTGTGTACAAACAGATTTTGTGTTGTGTGCTCCCTCTGCAGTGTATCCATCCTCACACTCATACTGCACTTCTGAACCTGCAGCAAACACTTCCTGGTAGTCCTGATGAACGATGACTGCATGGGGGATTTTAGGAGGCACGCTGCACGCATTCATGCTTTCTGTAAAATTAGATTTAGACTCAAAAACGTTATTAATCCCAGAGCAGGGCCGTTTGTTTGTAGCTTATTCACAGGATCAAACCCACAAAACCTACAGTCCTTAAACACTAATCATAAAAACTCCTGTGAGTTGAGTTATGGATCAAAGAAAAGTGAGGACCTGCTACTGTAAACAAATTACATAAAATGCCTTTATTAACAGCATTGGTCTCAAATTTGTTCTGTGTTGACCAGTATTAATTTGGTTGACCAATAGTTTTCATCATAGTGTGCAGACTGTGGTGTCCAACCGGATACTTACAGATACTTTGCAGTTAATCCAAATTGCTATAGCAAGAGTACTATCATCATACGTCTCCTGTATCATCTTCCCTTTATTGGCTCCTTTAAAATGCAGAATTAAATTTGACACTCCTCCTCTGACATAAAAGGTCTTAAATAAAGAGTTAAAGtttctaaaagtagaatgggaggcagcaCTTTCATCT
It includes:
- the LOC101469254 gene encoding complement factor H-like, with translation MCIKYFAFALLWFPGVLHAQSTTQACDAPTLDGGFFAPKQETYSQGTKLSYTCNEGRTLAMKGWWATSTCHNGKWSHQLQCIESMNACSVPPKIPHAVIVHQDYQEVFAAGSEVQYECEDGYTAEGAHNTKSVCTQGSWTQGPTCRSSNEGDTRLRYTTIQSCGNFPVIENAVAQQTSRYYLIYRCQRLYRLVGPERVKCISSGTWSNLPECRVNFCAVNTNDNPEYKSVGTVHIENGEEERVECVKPHSWSFEHYSKVRCINGRVEATNCCDRAEHAVGLCD